A window from Flavobacterium gyeonganense encodes these proteins:
- the thiL gene encoding thiamine-phosphate kinase has product MIEDKNPQRTSIAQLGEFGLIEHLTKNFDVKQESTLKSIGDDAAVLDFKDKKVVVSTDLLIEGVHFDLAYMPLKHLGYKSVVVNVSDICAMNAKPTQITVSVAVSNRFPLEALEELFEGITRAANEYKVDVIGGDTTSSQKGLIISITAIGEADADEIVYRSGAKQTDLLVVTGDIGAAYMGLQVLEREKQVFQVNPNNQPDLDPYTYLVERQLKPEARKDVRTLLHALEIKPTSMIDISDGLSSEIIHLCKQSKVGCNLYEDKLPLDPQFISTCEEFNIDSTTVAINGGEDYELLFTIDINDFDKIKGNPNFSIIGHMTDESEGIHLVTRANTKIALKARGWDAMSE; this is encoded by the coding sequence ATGATCGAAGATAAAAACCCACAACGTACCAGTATAGCGCAATTAGGCGAGTTTGGTTTAATAGAACATTTAACCAAAAATTTTGATGTAAAACAAGAGTCGACTTTAAAAAGCATTGGCGATGACGCAGCTGTCCTTGATTTCAAGGATAAAAAAGTAGTCGTTTCAACCGATTTACTAATTGAAGGCGTGCATTTTGATCTGGCTTACATGCCATTGAAACACCTAGGATACAAATCTGTTGTAGTGAATGTCTCTGACATTTGTGCCATGAATGCAAAACCAACGCAAATAACGGTTTCTGTAGCCGTTTCTAACCGCTTTCCACTAGAAGCCTTAGAAGAATTATTTGAAGGGATTACACGCGCTGCGAATGAGTATAAAGTAGATGTAATTGGCGGAGACACGACCTCATCTCAAAAAGGGCTAATCATAAGTATCACAGCAATTGGTGAAGCTGATGCGGATGAAATCGTGTACAGAAGCGGAGCTAAACAAACCGACTTATTGGTTGTAACCGGAGATATTGGTGCCGCTTATATGGGATTGCAGGTGCTGGAACGCGAAAAACAGGTTTTTCAGGTAAACCCAAACAATCAGCCGGATTTAGATCCTTACACTTATTTGGTCGAAAGACAATTAAAACCGGAAGCGCGAAAAGATGTCCGGACGCTTTTACATGCTCTTGAAATAAAACCAACCTCAATGATTGATATTTCTGACGGACTTTCATCTGAAATCATTCATTTGTGTAAGCAGTCAAAAGTGGGCTGTAACTTATACGAAGACAAACTGCCACTCGATCCTCAGTTTATTTCGACCTGCGAAGAATTTAATATTGACAGCACAACTGTTGCTATTAATGGCGGTGAAGATTATGAACTGCTGTTTACAATCGATATTAATGATTTTGACAAAATAAAAGGAAATCCAAACTTCTCCATAATTGGCCACATGACAGATGAAAGTGAAGGAATTCATCTGGTGACAAGAGCGAATACTAAAATCGCTTTAAAAGCAAGAGGCTGGGATGCCATGAGTGAGTAA
- a CDS encoding ATP-binding protein codes for MKKNYLILLLFFIGCTKQNENTRVSSQSRDSLDLYLSLANEYKLPVAIKQKYNQKAFEVIMSQPDDSMKRVNLFKVANRYFNMRDWNNYNKTVKIVLEKAEKAKDSVSMSKAYIYLGDYYSSQTSSDSAFAFYYKAEKLYLASNDYYNLAKTRLSKALLQYNEGDFYGSEKAIFNALRVIRRKNNNDILYEAYNLLGILYNELGEYEKAIEFHNKAIASIDDKIIPAEFQSKATSLNNLGFVYQNLNDYKKANFYFQEGLKEKNLFNQKPELYAILMDNLAYSQFKLNQSKELPGLFYKALKIRDSLKLTAGITASKMHLSEYFAAKKDTAKALHYSNQALIVSKRTKNYRNVLAALKQLSLIHPKKASKFSEDYIRINDSLQMAERKMGDKFTRIEYETNEIKSENSSLEIQNRTLVYVFCVLSLIGLFLYIYKTQQARNRELLFKQQQQIANEDIYNLMISQQNAIETMRIREKKKVAQELHDGVLGRMFGVRISLDSLDKLDEETAADKRKKYLLELKEIEQDIREISHDLNKEKSGLINNFVAILEKLFQNQTNTFNTKLVYNIDSNIKWDLVSNVVKINLYRIIQEALQNCNKYARAKTITVEFKSEINYLVLSISDDGIGFNAHKTKKGIGLQNIIYRTAECDGNVEINSTKGEGTAILVKIPIDQKINKIHNES; via the coding sequence TTGAAAAAAAACTATCTGATATTACTTCTATTTTTTATTGGCTGTACAAAGCAAAATGAAAACACTCGTGTATCCAGTCAGTCAAGAGATAGTCTTGATTTGTATTTGTCATTGGCTAACGAATACAAACTACCCGTCGCGATAAAGCAAAAGTACAATCAAAAAGCTTTTGAAGTGATTATGAGCCAGCCCGATGATTCAATGAAAAGGGTTAATCTTTTCAAGGTGGCCAATCGTTATTTTAATATGAGAGATTGGAATAACTATAATAAAACCGTTAAAATTGTCTTAGAAAAAGCTGAAAAAGCAAAGGATTCGGTTTCAATGTCTAAAGCTTATATTTATTTAGGGGATTATTACAGCTCTCAAACATCTTCAGACAGTGCATTTGCCTTTTATTATAAAGCAGAAAAACTATATTTAGCAAGTAATGACTACTATAATTTAGCTAAAACAAGACTTAGCAAAGCTTTACTGCAATATAACGAAGGAGATTTTTACGGCAGTGAGAAGGCTATTTTCAATGCCTTAAGAGTCATTAGGCGAAAAAACAATAATGATATTTTATATGAGGCTTATAACCTGCTGGGAATTCTATACAATGAATTGGGCGAGTATGAAAAGGCGATTGAATTTCATAATAAAGCGATTGCTAGTATAGATGATAAGATCATTCCGGCTGAGTTCCAGTCAAAAGCAACGTCATTAAACAACCTTGGATTCGTATATCAAAACCTTAACGATTACAAAAAAGCTAATTTTTATTTTCAGGAAGGATTAAAAGAAAAAAACCTCTTTAATCAAAAACCTGAATTGTATGCCATTCTGATGGATAATTTAGCGTATTCGCAGTTTAAATTAAATCAAAGCAAAGAGCTTCCTGGTTTATTTTACAAAGCGCTTAAAATAAGGGATAGTTTAAAGCTGACAGCAGGTATAACAGCGAGTAAAATGCATTTATCAGAGTACTTTGCAGCAAAGAAAGATACGGCTAAAGCTTTACACTATTCAAATCAGGCACTTATAGTTTCAAAACGCACTAAAAATTATCGTAATGTACTGGCCGCTTTGAAGCAGTTATCTTTAATTCATCCCAAAAAAGCTTCAAAATTTTCAGAAGATTATATTCGCATAAATGACAGTCTGCAAATGGCTGAACGTAAAATGGGGGATAAATTTACACGAATAGAATATGAAACAAATGAAATAAAAAGCGAAAATTCGAGTTTAGAAATACAGAACAGGACTTTGGTGTATGTTTTTTGTGTTCTTTCGCTGATAGGTTTGTTTTTATACATTTACAAAACACAGCAGGCAAGAAACAGGGAATTGCTTTTCAAGCAGCAACAGCAAATTGCAAACGAGGATATCTATAATTTGATGATTTCGCAGCAAAACGCAATCGAAACCATGCGAATCAGGGAAAAGAAAAAAGTAGCCCAAGAGCTGCACGATGGAGTTTTAGGAAGAATGTTTGGTGTCAGGATCAGTTTAGACAGCCTTGATAAATTAGATGAAGAAACTGCTGCTGATAAAAGAAAAAAATACCTGCTTGAGTTAAAAGAAATAGAACAGGACATACGGGAAATTTCGCATGATCTGAATAAGGAAAAATCCGGGTTGATTAATAATTTTGTTGCGATTTTAGAAAAGCTGTTTCAAAACCAGACCAATACATTCAATACCAAACTGGTTTATAATATTGATTCTAATATCAAATGGGACCTGGTAAGCAATGTCGTCAAAATTAATTTATACAGAATAATTCAGGAAGCACTTCAGAATTGTAATAAATATGCAAGGGCGAAAACAATTACTGTTGAATTTAAAAGCGAAATCAATTATTTAGTTTTATCAATATCCGATGATGGAATAGGGTTTAATGCCCATAAAACCAAAAAAGGAATTGGGCTGCAAAATATAATTTACAGAACAGCAGAATGTGACGGAAATGTCGAAATAAACTCGACAAAGGGTGAAGGAACTGCTATTTTGGTAAAGATACCAATAGATCAAAAAATAAATAAAATTCATAATGAAAGCTGA
- a CDS encoding reprolysin-like metallopeptidase, translated as MKKQLLILLSIFFCITVHAQTNVLWEKVNSVSAKKTRNVLNQEKLYYKLNENLLIQKIAASGKTSKNAVSEITVPNTEGVLERFMVWESSNFDPELQAKYPEIRAYVGTGLDDKTAKIHFSIAPIGVQTMVFRLDKASEFIEQNPDNKSEYVLFTSKNKDTSKLLICKTKEETTKKNSDKTAKTASNTKTLKTLRLALSCTGEYASFFGGTKAGALAGMNATMTRVNAVFNKDLAVQLTIIPNNLDIIYTNASIDPYSNAPQGAKGAWNLEVQQTLTTVIGNSGYDIGHLFGGSGGGGDAGCIGCVCDNPISSSDDQAKGSAYTSPSDGIPQGDTFDIDFVAHEMGHQLGGTHTYSHLIEGTGTNVEPGSGSTIMGYAGVTNDYDIQNVSDDYFAYASILQIQNNLATKSCPVSSPINNNPPVVSAGSDYTIPFNTPFILTGTGSDPDGDTVTYCWEQNDSATTTSGSNSIAYPAKPDGPLFRSLPPNNSPVRYMPSLNTVLQNRLTTTWESVSSVARTLHFSLTGRDNAALTIPQTNTDNMIVTVNAAVGPFAVTSQNTNDIGWQKGSFQTINWDVKNTNTLPGSNNVNIKLSTDGGLTFPVILEANTPNDGSQTITVPSDIAATNCRLLIEPVANIYYALNASPFAIGYTSATTCDSYSFGSSFTIPFGSSFTTKTVNVPASTGIVSDVKVAVNVTHERFSDLEIQIVSPLGTVVKLFDKNCGSTNSTLTLNYDDSGTELDCSKTTSQMVVPAEFLNAFKGQNPQGTWKFEVRDAVSGRFGTINSASVTICSQTFTLDDTEFESVDFALYPNPNNGNFTVQFKCDPTKDVEVLVHDILGQNVYDENFGKGAYFNQNIQLKKASAGLYLVTIINGSKKIVKKILIN; from the coding sequence ATGAAAAAACAGCTACTAATTCTGCTTTCTATTTTTTTCTGTATTACAGTTCATGCACAAACAAATGTTCTTTGGGAGAAAGTGAATTCGGTTTCGGCAAAAAAAACAAGAAACGTTCTTAATCAGGAAAAGCTATATTATAAACTGAATGAGAATCTTTTGATTCAGAAAATTGCAGCTTCAGGCAAGACGTCAAAAAATGCTGTTTCTGAAATCACGGTTCCAAATACTGAAGGTGTTTTAGAACGATTTATGGTTTGGGAATCCTCGAATTTTGATCCCGAATTACAAGCAAAATACCCTGAAATCAGAGCTTATGTGGGTACGGGATTAGATGATAAAACTGCAAAAATTCATTTCAGTATAGCTCCAATAGGAGTTCAGACTATGGTATTCCGTTTAGACAAGGCGTCTGAATTTATAGAGCAAAATCCAGACAATAAGTCAGAATATGTGTTGTTTACATCTAAAAATAAAGATACTTCAAAATTGCTGATTTGTAAAACAAAAGAGGAAACTACTAAAAAAAATTCTGATAAAACAGCAAAAACAGCATCTAATACTAAAACCTTAAAAACACTTCGGCTTGCATTATCGTGTACAGGAGAATACGCTTCGTTTTTTGGAGGTACAAAAGCAGGCGCATTAGCCGGAATGAATGCCACTATGACAAGGGTGAATGCCGTTTTTAATAAAGATTTAGCTGTGCAATTAACTATAATACCAAATAATTTAGATATTATTTATACAAATGCATCAATAGATCCTTATTCTAACGCACCGCAAGGCGCAAAAGGGGCATGGAACTTAGAAGTTCAGCAAACATTAACTACCGTTATTGGCAACAGTGGGTATGATATAGGGCATTTATTTGGCGGTTCAGGTGGCGGAGGAGATGCGGGTTGTATAGGCTGTGTATGTGATAATCCTATTTCTTCGTCAGATGATCAGGCAAAAGGGAGTGCATATACCTCTCCTTCAGATGGAATTCCTCAGGGAGATACATTTGATATTGATTTTGTAGCACATGAAATGGGGCATCAGTTAGGAGGTACTCATACTTATTCTCATTTAATTGAAGGCACAGGGACAAATGTAGAACCGGGTAGTGGTTCGACTATCATGGGATATGCAGGAGTAACAAATGATTATGATATTCAGAATGTTTCTGATGATTACTTTGCCTACGCAAGTATTTTACAAATCCAGAATAATCTTGCTACTAAATCATGCCCGGTTAGTTCGCCAATAAATAATAATCCGCCGGTTGTAAGTGCAGGTTCCGATTATACCATTCCATTTAATACCCCATTTATTTTAACCGGAACAGGCTCTGATCCGGATGGCGATACAGTTACTTATTGCTGGGAGCAAAATGATAGTGCCACCACAACATCCGGAAGTAATAGTATTGCTTATCCGGCTAAACCAGACGGGCCATTATTTCGATCTCTTCCGCCAAACAACTCACCTGTTAGGTATATGCCAAGCTTAAACACAGTACTTCAAAACAGGTTAACCACCACCTGGGAATCTGTTTCGTCAGTCGCAAGAACTTTGCATTTTTCACTTACAGGAAGAGATAATGCAGCTTTAACAATCCCTCAGACTAATACCGATAACATGATTGTTACTGTAAATGCTGCGGTCGGTCCGTTTGCCGTAACCTCGCAAAATACAAATGATATAGGGTGGCAAAAAGGTTCTTTTCAGACCATAAACTGGGATGTAAAGAATACGAATACATTGCCCGGTTCCAATAATGTAAATATTAAATTATCTACAGATGGAGGTTTGACTTTTCCTGTCATTCTTGAAGCAAATACACCAAACGATGGCTCACAGACCATAACAGTACCTTCAGATATTGCCGCTACAAATTGCAGGCTGCTAATTGAGCCAGTCGCTAACATTTATTATGCTTTAAATGCTAGTCCTTTTGCTATAGGTTATACATCAGCAACGACTTGCGATTCTTATAGTTTCGGAAGTTCTTTTACTATACCGTTTGGATCTTCCTTTACTACAAAAACAGTAAATGTGCCTGCTTCCACAGGAATAGTTTCTGATGTAAAAGTCGCAGTAAATGTAACACACGAAAGGTTTTCAGATTTAGAAATTCAAATAGTAAGTCCACTTGGAACAGTCGTAAAATTGTTTGATAAAAATTGTGGCAGCACTAATTCTACTTTAACACTGAATTACGATGATTCAGGAACCGAATTGGATTGTTCTAAAACAACGAGTCAGATGGTTGTGCCTGCAGAATTTTTAAACGCATTCAAAGGGCAAAATCCTCAGGGGACATGGAAATTTGAGGTTCGTGATGCTGTTTCGGGACGTTTCGGAACTATAAATTCGGCATCTGTAACTATTTGCAGTCAGACATTTACTCTCGATGATACTGAATTCGAAAGCGTGGATTTTGCATTATATCCAAATCCAAATAATGGTAATTTTACTGTTCAGTTTAAATGTGACCCTACTAAAGATGTAGAAGTATTAGTACATGATATCCTTGGCCAAAATGTATATGATGAAAATTTTGGTAAAGGAGCTTATTTTAATCAAAACATTCAGTTAAAAAAAGCATCTGCCGGATTATATTTAGTAACCATCATTAATGGCAGTAAAAAAATTGTCAAAAAGATACTGATAAACTAA
- a CDS encoding response regulator, which yields MKADLPPSLKQTSNILIVDDHPFIIEGYKNAITRYNPESYEFLISQAKDCKSAYEIITNPETIPFDIAFLDISMPAYDEKEIFSGEDIAKLILEYMPNCKIILLTMYTELLKIKTIIRTIQPNGLIIKNDLTFDELLFAFDKVIKSDKYYSQSVQKMLNQSLHNAIEVDEFDKQILFHLSKGTSEEEMPHYIPISINAIKRRKKGLKELLKIKTDSDDDLVKEAKNKGLF from the coding sequence ATGAAAGCTGATTTACCACCATCGCTTAAGCAAACAAGCAATATTTTAATTGTAGACGACCATCCGTTTATTATTGAGGGTTATAAAAATGCTATAACACGTTATAATCCGGAAAGCTATGAATTTTTGATTTCGCAGGCCAAAGATTGTAAATCGGCTTATGAAATTATTACAAACCCTGAAACTATTCCTTTCGATATTGCATTTTTAGATATCAGCATGCCCGCTTATGATGAAAAAGAAATTTTTTCAGGAGAGGATATAGCAAAACTAATTCTGGAATACATGCCAAACTGCAAGATTATCCTGCTGACCATGTATACCGAATTGCTCAAAATTAAAACCATCATCCGTACTATACAGCCCAATGGCCTGATTATTAAAAATGACCTGACATTTGATGAATTGCTTTTTGCTTTTGATAAAGTAATTAAAAGCGACAAATATTATAGCCAGTCCGTTCAGAAAATGCTCAACCAGTCACTTCATAATGCTATTGAAGTTGATGAATTCGATAAACAGATTTTATTTCATTTGTCTAAAGGAACTTCTGAAGAAGAAATGCCGCATTATATTCCTATTTCTATCAATGCCATAAAAAGACGAAAAAAAGGACTTAAAGAGCTTCTCAAAATAAAAACGGATTCAGACGATGATTTGGTAAAAGAAGCCAAAAACAAGGGACTTTTTTAA
- the bioB gene encoding biotin synthase BioB produces MSVTKHNWTKDEIIAIYNKPMMDLLYEAATIHRQKHDPNVVQVSTLLSIKTGGCPEDCGYCPQAARYNTGVEGNDLMSVSQVKAQALRAKSSGSSRVCMGAAWRNVKDGEEFDQVLEMVRTINKLDMEVCCTLGMITENQAQRLAEAGLYAYNHNLDTSEDYYKDVISTRAFEDRLETIENVRKTNVTVCSGGIIGMGESIEDRAGMLVALSTLNPQPESVPINALVAVEGTPMEDEKPVEIWEMIRMVATTRIVMPETQVRLSAGRTNMSREGQAMCFFAGANSIFAGDKLLTTPNPDVHEDMKMFELLGLNPQKPFTKVSQPKTVEAEDSQFTPLGEKPKWSRPGHTIERNVEHSIKSKV; encoded by the coding sequence ATGAGCGTTACAAAACACAACTGGACAAAAGACGAAATAATCGCCATATATAACAAACCTATGATGGACTTGCTGTATGAAGCAGCAACAATTCACAGACAAAAACACGATCCGAACGTAGTTCAGGTATCGACTTTACTTTCTATCAAAACAGGAGGCTGTCCGGAAGATTGCGGGTATTGCCCACAGGCTGCACGTTACAACACAGGAGTTGAGGGAAATGATTTGATGAGTGTAAGCCAGGTAAAAGCTCAGGCCTTACGTGCCAAATCTAGCGGATCATCCCGTGTTTGTATGGGGGCTGCCTGGAGAAATGTAAAAGACGGTGAAGAATTTGATCAGGTTTTAGAAATGGTTCGTACCATCAACAAACTGGATATGGAAGTTTGCTGTACTCTCGGCATGATTACCGAAAATCAGGCGCAGCGTCTGGCAGAAGCAGGATTATATGCTTACAATCACAACTTAGATACTTCTGAAGATTATTACAAAGATGTTATTTCAACACGTGCTTTTGAAGACCGTTTAGAAACCATTGAAAATGTTCGTAAAACTAACGTTACAGTTTGCAGCGGTGGAATTATCGGAATGGGAGAAAGTATCGAAGACAGAGCTGGAATGCTGGTTGCGCTTTCTACTTTAAATCCACAACCGGAATCAGTGCCGATTAATGCTTTGGTTGCCGTAGAAGGAACTCCTATGGAAGATGAAAAACCGGTAGAAATCTGGGAGATGATTCGAATGGTAGCCACTACCCGAATCGTAATGCCTGAAACGCAGGTACGTTTATCTGCAGGAAGAACCAATATGAGCCGCGAAGGTCAGGCAATGTGTTTCTTTGCAGGAGCAAATTCTATTTTTGCAGGAGATAAATTACTTACTACACCAAATCCTGATGTACATGAAGACATGAAAATGTTCGAGTTATTAGGATTGAATCCGCAAAAACCTTTTACAAAAGTATCACAGCCTAAAACAGTTGAAGCTGAAGATTCTCAATTTACTCCTCTTGGGGAAAAACCAAAATGGTCAAGGCCGGGACACACTATTGAAAGAAATGTTGAACATTCGATTAAATCAAAAGTTTAA
- a CDS encoding helix-turn-helix domain-containing protein, with amino-acid sequence MTPLGLYLTKKSVNRAMVSRRSGISQARLSQLTSNESTKLRADELYLIALAIDIDPGEMFKEVFSDLKLKK; translated from the coding sequence ATGACTCCTTTAGGACTATATCTTACCAAGAAATCTGTGAATAGAGCAATGGTTTCCAGACGATCCGGAATCAGTCAGGCCCGATTGTCTCAATTGACTTCAAATGAATCAACAAAACTCAGAGCAGATGAATTGTATTTGATTGCTTTGGCCATTGATATTGATCCCGGTGAAATGTTTAAAGAAGTATTTAGTGATTTGAAACTGAAAAAATAA
- a CDS encoding ComF family protein encodes MFESLKNLFFPKVCAGCHSLLMTNENVICTSCRHEMPLTQYHLDTNNEAVKKFYGKIDIEHASAFLYFNKKGIVQELIHNLKYKGYEEIGTVLGDWYVEDLKNIQLETSFDVVIPVPLHRKKFKERGYNQVATFGNALSKGLGIDYNETILFRKKYSKTQSKKNLLGRSEGIENLFDVYFSEENHNKHFLLVDDVLTTGATLEACSRALLKIPGAKISIVCMAMANS; translated from the coding sequence ATGTTTGAATCTTTAAAAAATCTCTTTTTCCCTAAAGTGTGCGCCGGCTGTCACTCGCTTTTAATGACAAACGAAAATGTTATATGTACCAGCTGCCGGCATGAAATGCCTCTTACTCAATACCATTTAGATACTAATAATGAGGCAGTCAAGAAATTTTATGGGAAAATTGACATTGAACATGCATCGGCATTTTTGTATTTCAACAAAAAAGGAATTGTACAGGAGCTGATACACAATCTGAAATACAAAGGATACGAAGAAATTGGAACAGTCCTGGGAGACTGGTATGTGGAAGATTTAAAAAATATTCAGCTTGAGACGTCTTTTGATGTTGTAATTCCTGTACCGCTTCATCGAAAGAAGTTTAAGGAAAGAGGTTATAATCAGGTAGCTACTTTTGGAAATGCTTTGTCCAAAGGACTGGGTATCGACTATAATGAAACTATTTTGTTTCGGAAGAAATATTCTAAAACCCAATCCAAAAAGAATCTTTTGGGAAGATCAGAAGGAATAGAAAACTTATTTGATGTGTATTTTTCAGAAGAAAATCATAATAAACATTTCTTACTTGTTGATGATGTTCTCACAACAGGTGCCACATTAGAAGCCTGCTCACGGGCATTACTCAAAATCCCAGGAGCAAAAATCAGCATTGTATGTATGGCAATGGCTAATTCTTAA
- a CDS encoding LytTR family DNA-binding domain-containing protein yields the protein MQINKNRKSFILCVKSYGDHRYIDSNEICYFQADNNSTDIHLKNGEMITAFKTLKHFETVLSNPFIRIHNSYIVNRNYISRIHTGNSLCYIKKTTIKLPFSKSYKANVDFIISEFANENYIET from the coding sequence ATTCAAATCAATAAAAATCGAAAATCCTTTATTTTATGTGTAAAGTCATATGGCGATCACCGTTATATTGATTCAAATGAAATCTGTTATTTTCAGGCTGATAATAATTCGACTGATATTCATCTGAAAAATGGAGAAATGATCACGGCTTTTAAAACCTTAAAACATTTTGAAACCGTTTTGTCAAATCCATTTATCAGAATTCATAACAGTTATATAGTAAACAGAAATTATATTTCGAGGATCCATACAGGGAACTCCTTATGTTATATTAAAAAAACGACTATAAAACTACCGTTTTCAAAATCTTACAAAGCAAATGTTGATTTCATAATTAGTGAATTTGCCAATGAAAATTATATAGAAACTTAA
- a CDS encoding LytR/AlgR family response regulator transcription factor: MNYTYIILDDDPVSVERIRTIANEFSELNFIAAADNYTDGINLILKHMPDLVFLEIDPKDKASGLSLTLINGLLMYLKELPKIIVTTKSKDLAFDCIQYEVNDYFLKPIEAIDLVKLIHKLNKLYNEDEVLLVQKLKPKEKNKIRKREFKSIKIENPLFYV; encoded by the coding sequence ATGAATTACACCTACATTATTTTAGATGATGATCCGGTAAGTGTTGAAAGAATCAGGACAATAGCAAATGAGTTTTCTGAGCTGAATTTTATAGCTGCAGCAGACAATTATACCGATGGTATAAACCTGATTTTAAAACACATGCCTGATCTGGTTTTTTTAGAAATTGATCCCAAAGATAAAGCCAGCGGACTCTCCCTGACCTTAATTAATGGCTTATTAATGTATTTAAAAGAGCTGCCAAAAATTATTGTCACAACAAAAAGCAAAGATTTAGCGTTTGATTGTATTCAGTACGAAGTAAATGATTATTTTCTAAAACCAATTGAAGCAATTGATCTGGTAAAGTTGATTCATAAATTGAATAAATTATATAACGAGGATGAAGTGCTTCTGGTTCAGAAACTCAAGCCAAAAGAAAAAAACAAAATCAGGAAGAGGGAATTCAAATCAATAAAAATCGAAAATCCTTTATTTTATGTGTAA
- a CDS encoding bifunctional riboflavin kinase/FAD synthetase: MKLFHSINDFHSTKKTILTLGTFDGVHIGHKKILERITQNTENGQYESLVLTFFPHPRMVLQEKSEIKLLNTIQEKSKLLEATGIENLVIHPFNESFSRLTAEEFVHSILVDQFHIHKIIIGHDHRFGRNRTANIDNLIAFGAEYGFEVEQISAQEIQDVSVSSTKIRKALQEGNMALANEYLGYTYFLTGDVVKGKQLGRTIGFPTANIQIEEDYKLIPKNGVYVVKTVVDQKEVFGMMNIGFNPTVNGQKQTIEVNLFDFDADIYGQKLEISLLKYLREEQKFGSVDLLKEQLNLDKQTALEFISKS, encoded by the coding sequence TTGAAGCTCTTTCATTCTATAAACGATTTCCACTCTACCAAGAAAACCATTTTAACTCTTGGGACTTTTGATGGCGTACATATTGGTCATAAAAAAATTCTGGAAAGAATTACTCAAAACACTGAAAACGGACAATATGAAAGTCTTGTTCTTACCTTTTTTCCACATCCCAGAATGGTTCTTCAGGAAAAATCAGAAATAAAACTTTTAAATACCATTCAGGAAAAATCTAAACTTCTGGAAGCAACCGGAATTGAAAACCTTGTTATTCATCCATTTAATGAAAGTTTTTCAAGATTAACTGCTGAAGAATTTGTACACTCCATTTTAGTAGATCAGTTCCATATCCATAAAATAATTATTGGCCATGACCATCGTTTTGGTAGAAACAGAACAGCCAATATTGATAATTTAATCGCTTTTGGAGCCGAATACGGTTTTGAAGTTGAACAAATTTCGGCTCAGGAAATCCAGGATGTTTCAGTAAGTTCTACCAAAATCAGAAAAGCATTGCAGGAAGGTAATATGGCTTTAGCCAATGAATATCTGGGTTATACTTATTTTCTAACTGGTGATGTCGTAAAAGGAAAGCAGCTGGGAAGAACAATTGGCTTTCCAACTGCTAATATCCAGATTGAAGAAGACTACAAACTGATTCCTAAAAATGGTGTTTATGTTGTAAAAACTGTTGTTGATCAAAAAGAAGTTTTCGGAATGATGAATATTGGTTTCAATCCAACTGTAAATGGGCAAAAACAAACCATCGAAGTAAATCTTTTTGATTTTGATGCCGACATTTATGGACAAAAACTGGAGATTTCACTACTAAAATACCTTCGCGAGGAACAAAAATTTGGATCCGTAGATTTGCTGAAAGAACAGTTAAATCTGGACAAACAAACTGCATTAGAGTTCATAAGCAAAAGCTAA